ATGAAAATCTCTTCGTTGAGATTCTGAGTTATAAGAGGTCGAGTGGGCCAATGTTAGAGATGAACAACTAAACCTAATCAGTGAGAAAAGGATAGCTGTAATTTGTCATCACCAATTTTACCGGCAAAGACTGGCTAAAGTATATGACAAGAAGGTTTGACCTCGAGTGTTTCAGGAAGGAGATTTAGTGCTgaagaaaatattatctttactAGGAGAAGATTAAAGCAAATAGGTGTCAAACTACGAGGGTCCCTATATAGTGAAGAAGGCCTTCTCAATAAGAGCTATAAGGTTGTCTAGAATGGATAGAGAAGATCTAGCTAGACCTGTGAATTCTGATattgtaaaaagatattatgcatGATTTATTCAGTTTCTtccaaatcaataaaatgaagTTTGGTCATAAATTCTTCATATAAAGAACCTTTATTTATAAATTGCTTGATCTCACAGCATTTCAAATCCTTTtcctaaaagaaaaatcttgaaataacTTGCTTTGTGCATAATCACGAGAAATGAATTATAAAATGCTCAAGAAGAGGTTTAAAGAATTCTTGAATAAGAGgtaaccaaaccaaacaaaccAAAGCTAATTATGAGATAAAACATGTCTTTGAATGGATGGGTAAATGGTAGGTAATGGCTCTGTTATCACCCGCATGTTTTTTCCAGAAAGGACAAAGTTTATCGATACTAACAATACGTGTTTCAAATGAGAAAATGTCATTTTTGTTATCCCCCCCACTTTCTAAGAATATATCCCTTATGGTTCCCATTTAAGTCTGAgtattttcttcataaaaaccCTGACTAAGATCACATTCCATATTTAGAGCAAGAAGGAAATGTAAGAAAACTATCGAAATGAACACATTGATCTATGAAAGTCAAAAACCAACACTAGGAGGcatcatcataaaaaacaaaaaaaaaaggataagaaacatgaagcaaaaaaaaaagaagaaggaagaagtaaaagaaaagaaaagaaaagaaaatgatgatttgATAATGCTCCAAGACTAAGGCAAATATCCTAAAGCAAGACTCTTCATTAAGAAAGAAAGTTTATCCAAATAAAGTCCATAAGACGActtcacaaaagaaaagaagcagaaGGAAAGTGATCTTAAGTCTTTaaacccttaaacaccttttgagcctcaAAAGCatctatttctttcatagcccataGCCATAACCTATATTAATGCCTTTAGAAGTGTTTTCTAATCAAGCACACATAACCTGGGTTGATAAACAACAATCTTATTATTCATACAAAGTGATAAATAAGTAATGACTCGCTTTTATTCATACAAGAAAAATGTAAATTCTAACATGAGGTAAAACTTTGATTCTATATAGATCTTCAAGTAAATACTTGAAACCTCtttgaaagttgaaataaaagGTCATCTTTGGTAAAAACCTTTCCTAAAGATAACCCACACTCTAAGATCTGATAAAACCATCAGGGGGGTTGCTTAAAAAACTGTTTTGATGCATATattaaaagtttcaatttttataaacaaaaccaAGTCTTtcaaagattttctttttaaaaaagattcatttgttaaaacaaaaccaaaaagctattaaaattgaaaaggcaATTAAAGCATTGACAAAAGCATAATAGAAAGCATTGTTAAATCATATATTAAGTAGAGCAAGAAATGGGCCCCACAAGAACAAAAGTTGGAGACTTCTTTCCAGGAATGAGGTGGGTAAGAGAGGCAGCACAAGAAACATATCCTTGCTTTAATATACAAATTTGAACAAATAGACAAGCTCATACTAGAAAAGGAGTtcatagaaaaacaaacaaagggtgggacctatgtttcaaaactaGGCAAGGATGTGAGCATTTACCCCAAAACATTGCACAAGgttatattttatagaaaacaattcttgaaatcaGACTTAGACGAGTCAAAAGACTAACAAAGAAGGAGTTTTTGGAAAGCTCTAGTTGAAGTGGATCATTTAGATTCAGGGTTTCGGGTAAGCTGAGTTGAAAATGAAGACATGCATTATGATttaggttaaaaaatattaacagattgagatttcaggttaaccGAGCTGAAAAtagagattttggttttggttaaagggaaatGTCAAATTAGGATTTCAAGTTAACTGAGCTATCAATagagattttggttctggttaaataGAATCACTAGATtggaattttatattaattaagctATCCATAAAGatattggttctagttaaagggaatCATCAAATTGGGATTTCAAGTTAACCAAGCTATAGACATAGATTTTGGttctaattaaagaaaatcGCTAGATTATGATTTTAGGTTAGCTAAGTTGTAGAAagaaattttggttctggttaaaaggaatcATCATATTAGGATTTTAGGTTAATCGAGGGAtagatataaattttgattatgGATTAAAGGGAATCATTGAGATGCAGGGTTTTTAGGTCAACTAAATCGAGAACAAAAGTTGTCAATAtggaaaaattcattttctaatGGAAACATTTGGATCATAgttctggttgaaggggatTGCAATGAAGATAGAGTTTCAGATCAACAGAAATAAAAGTTTTGAGAAGATTAGGTTTGAAGAATAGTCCGTTTGTCTTTGCAAACTTACTACGTAAAACACTTGACAAGTCTTTACTCTGTAAGTGGAGATATCTGTTCTTACCCATTTTTGGAGccctatataaacaaaaaaaaaacatataaaagaaaaaaaaaaaaagagaagatataaatattgaaaaaatgttggaagaaaataaaaaaatatatcagtaaAAAGAATATACTAGAACACACAAGAAATTGCTGAAGAATTGATTGAAGAGgatcaaaatatacaagattgaaaaatttgacAGTGTATTTTTGATTAATGAAGACCCTATTGgcaaacaaaattcaacttgaGGAgggaaatttaaaattgaatatttaatgACTCAATTGGAAtcttttaaggtttaattgacttgattaagggtttaattgcaagaaaaattgatttttaaagtaaatttagaCTTTAATTGGAAGCAATTaaagtttagggtcaaattgcaattttgacgagttaatttggtcaaatcaaaggcttaattgcataaatattgaagtttgatggacAATTAGGGACTTGtttaaagaaatccaaaatcaaagaccaaattgaaaaaagtgCGTGAATGTAAGGGCTGAAATTGACTAAATAGgtggctaaattgaaaaaattagaagtttgtTGGTCAATTGAGGATAAAAAAGCACAAATTCATAATTAAGGACCACAATGAAAAAGACGGTCAACTTAGGTGTTGGCAGTTGAGTTTGacaggggtgaaattgcataaaattaaaagtttagagATAATTATggatgtaattaaaagaaactggAAGAATAGGGACTCAAACAAAATTTTccaatcccaaattaaaaaccttgAATGACGCGTCGTTAAGACTTTATGAAGAGAATGCGAGTGACACGTCATTTGGTAGACTGACCTTTGTTTTGATAGTTTTGGCTAATTGAGTTGGCAACTTCAAACGAATAAATATGGAGCTATAGACCTTCAAATTGCACAAGGTTGGATCCAAATGAAATGTGTGAATCCTCTCTATCAATTTCATGTGGTCTTAGGTGATGATAAAGTCAAAATTGCTCGATGAGGCCTCAAAAGTAGGCAACTCAGTCAGCTATAACTGAAACACAATTGTGCAATAATCGACCTTCTTTTCACGTGCTCATACACAAAGGCTcctaaatgagtttttttttatcaagggtTTACAACATTTACTTTAAGATTAAAATGTTAGAAATGGATTCAAAACTTCTCAAAACCCTagcaaaaccctataaatacccctttAAGAAGAGAGctgaaaaaagagaaagaaataggaaataaaaaaattaggaaaacattcataaaaaacacaatttaaaggTCCAAGAGCCTAACATAAAAGATTTTCTAAGTTTTGAAAGGATAGTAGGTTAGTGAGAGGCAAAACTTTCCAAAGACAAGCAAAAGAGAGAGTAGCTATTCTAAGTATAATATGGTCATATTTGTGCATATGTTTGTGCAACAtgaagtttttctttatttattgaagttttgtttttaatttttctaatgttAGAAATTGGAATTTTCTAATCTTTTTCCCATAAGCtattaaatcatcaaatatgaccatattataaagaaaactaaatgGCGTGGGTCGTGGGGTTTTCACTGATCACCCTTTTATTGTTTACCAAGACATATATCACTGTGGTTTGGAGCAATGCAATGATGTAGTTATCCTTGCCAAAGAAACTTGTAAAGCATGCAGTTGGGGATGCGATTGTCTTTTCCATAGGATATATTTAGCATTGAAAGAATGGTTGGGAACAAAATGGTCCATTCAGGTTTTTTAGGGTCTGGCGTTGGGGAATGACATGGCTGCAAGACACCTAGTATTGGGGTCAAGCATAGTTGCCAGACCCTAGACACTCGGGCCAGACCCGCGCCCCAAGGTCTGCAGACCTTCTCGCCTAGGTCTGACATCACACatgattgttattattattattattattattattaaatttgaaaaaaaatcatattattactattgaagagaaaccataaatttgatttaaagggtaaaattaaaaactgtaAGAACTTGGGTCagacatgtttaatattattattattaatattatcaatattattattttctttattactaatattattaatataattattaataaatttgaaaaaaatattattactattgaaaaaaatcatagatttgatttaaagggtaaaattaataataataataataatcatcatcatcattaataattttttaaaaaaatattattactattgaaaaaaaaattataaatttgatttgaagggattaaaaactataagaacttgggTCTAGAAGATGATGTCATATCCAAGAAACTTGGGTTTGGCTTGGCCAAACCCCATGAACTTGAGTGTGACACGACCGAACCCCAGGAGCTAGGATTTGTTAGGGGCATCAAACTCAAGTTACTTGAATTTGAAACGGGATGTCATACCCAAGGAATATgggttttattaatattattgttattattattatgattattagtattattcatattattattattattaagtttgaaaaaaatattattactattgaagaaacaccatagatttgatttgaagagtaaaattaaaaactataagaacttgaATCAGACatgtttaatataatattattaatataattattaataaatttaatttaaataataaaattattaataataatactctTAGATCTGACAATCACACCCAATACTTTTAGGTTAGACGCTATACCTTAGAGTATTAGATATTGCTAACAGCCAGGTGCAAGAGCCTAAATTTGACTCAAGGCTTTTGAATTTGTCATCCGTCACATTCAATAAACTTGTACCTAAAAATTATAGCTAGACCTAACTTTCTTTGATCTAGCATACCCTCAAATCcaagtttcatttaaaaatatttttttaaatgtaaagcTTTCTAAAGAATTGCATCATTGTTTCTAATTTATGCATGTGTGAGCTTTATATACTAGCAAATTAAAGACAGTCACTCTATGATATGTCATGGATTTTATATTACAAGCGTGTTTGgaaatgtaataaaattattttttaaaatgatatttttttttatttttaaaaaattatttttgacatcaatacatcaaaatgatctaaaaacattaaaaaaatattaatttgaagaaaataaataaataaatttaatatttttttaaaatacttttaaaataaaaaaacaaaaagctacATCCTCCCCCAGATACACCCTTCCCCTCCCTGCCCGACCCCTCATTAAAAGAAGAGGCGAAGTCAGCACGACTTGGAGCATGAGTAGAAAAGTAGTCATGTCTAGCCAAAAACAATTGACAAAAATTCATGGTGAGGCTTGTCTGTATAGGCACATTTACAAATTCGTGACTGCTCATGCGTGACGATGGCCCTTTGGGCACCCTTTAGTCAGCCGGGAAAACAAATGAAGGCCATTGTTTTTCGTAACATTCCAGAATCATATGTGAGATTCCCTTTCTAATTTAAGCTATTTTGAGCTCCATCAATTAAGTGCTTCTGaactaaattattaaattctcaTATAATAGCTGTCTATGTGCTGCTCATGGATCTGGAGATTGGATCATGATAATGAGACTGATATGGCTGACGTTACTAGAAGGTGTAGGCAATAATGGTGTCATTGTGTGGAAGCTGACAATAGGTTGAAGAAAGAGAACTCTTGTAAAGGTATTCATAAGTGAGAAAATAACTATGCAAGTCAGTGTAAATGAGTGGCTCAATTTTAGTTGAGAGGCTAGGGACCAAGTTTTTAAATTCTCCAAGCAAACCCCGAACACATAAAGATTGAGTTAGTTCTCCAAGGTAATTGGTCTTCTAGCGACAACAAGCTCATCAAAAAGCTTTATGTTAATAATATCATCTCCTTGTCTTGATTCTTGGAAAGACTCGTGAAGTTACATAATTTGTGAGTTCAATAAAGATGTAAGAGATTGTTCAAGAGTTTGCCATATATTGTGTGATGTTTGACAGTCAAGAACAAGTGTAGAATCTCGGTAGATAAAGCACTCATGATCAAATGATCTTTTTGTTTCCATGACAAGAACGCTGGATTAACCATAGGAGCAACCATGATTGATGAGATAATATGAGAAGGAGGGCATGGAAGAGAACCATCAACAAAAAGTACACCCCGTGGCCTAGTAGATAAGGCTTCATTTGCTACCTCCAATACAAGTAGCTAGCTAGTTCAAATGAGACATTTCTagagaaatataattttctatatttatattCTATAATTCAGCAGTTTACTTCTTATTATATGGGAAAATACAGTTTCAACCGCTTTTTTTCAATAAGAATCTTGAACTCATTACCGAGCTCCATTTTACCTAGTCTTGAACTGGAATGAAAAGGAATAATCATGTGTAAAGGGGGAGCAGCTGGGAGAATATTATTACTCATAAATGATATATATGAACTAGAATTAGTATTTCTATGCTTGGGAGTTTTTTAGACATTAAATTGTAAACTATTAACAATTCAAAGTGtattaaaattcattaaattttgaaaattccgAGCTCTCAATCACACTGCCGTCGCTATATatgagaaaaaggaaagaaaaagaagaaagacgTGCACCTATTGAAAAGAAAGATGATACCATAATTTCACAAGAAACTGAAACTTTGatcattaatttgttgttgtttaatCATGTTCTTCTCCATTTCCGTTCACTTTCCTCTCTTTATGCAATCTTTCTTGCTGATAAATTAAAGGAGTACTATACATGAAAAGCAAGGATTTAAATAACCTGTAATGGACACTAGTCTTTCTATTTCACACACCATCATGATCACGATGACCAAAAGCAAAGCCAGGCTTAGTAGCAGTACTTAATTTCTCTATAAAACCCCCCTACCTGGTTAGCCCCTGATAAATCCTTGCAACAACATTAATGATGGGTTTCGCGTAGGATTCACGTTCATGCGGTAAAATCTTGCCAAAGTTGAAGATTTTATTTTCCACGTATGatgattctctctctctttctcttacttTTCTCTCTATCCTGAAACATTCTCTTATGACGATCACCAACTGTGTGTGTAACCTGTGACAACATTAATTAATGGATGCTGAGTGGCTTGATGCTGTCTTGAGCACATGGGAGGGTATCATATTCTTCCATGAAAATGCTAGCAGCATGTTGGAGACACACCAACTGGggctaatttatatatatgttagcAGAATTTAGATTGGTTTGCCAAGTACTTGGAGATAGAATCTTCTTTCTTGGATTCTTAAGGAATTCGATTCCCATTCTGTTATAGTTTCTTTATGTGACACTATTTATTCGTAGATTTGGTGCTTAACTTGGATCATCGTTGCTGAATTTGGGAAGCGATCGAGTTGTCTTCTTCACTACATCTTGGGGTAAGACTTTCATTAACAGTATCCTCTTTATGTGTCTTgtgatttttgttatgtttttctggTTCAAGAAATGCCATGCAGTTCTTGGTGTACCCGCACGCAAACatatggtttgatttttgtCACTTGGACATTTATTAAAAAGGAAGCTAAATGGGCTTATAAAGTGTTGAGAaaattttggtaattttattcCCCACATCCCTGAGCTTATTACTTTGATGCGAGGACTAGGGACGTTGGAGAGGACTTTGAGTTTAGGTCCTCTATCTTTCACACTTTTTTGCCTTTATTATCCttatttttgccttttctttggCTTTGATTATTTGATGAAAGCAAGGCCCCAacctcattgaaaaaaaatatattcaagaaGGCTCCTCCTTTGGATGGCCATGATTTTGACAACTTAGTAGAAATAATTTTGGCATTGATATCAAAGAATAGCACGGCTATTTgtagtattttcttttcttttttccatgaaCAGTGTATATATTGATGTATGTGCTTATCTACCTTGCAAgcatttattaatttgatgaagCCAGTCCCAATCACGTTGTCCGAGCCAATCAAACACAGAGAATTACAAATATTGATAATCTGGTACTGTTCATCGTTATTAATTTCCATTCTATCTTGTAGCCCACCTCCAAATTCATCCCTTTATGGTGATTCAAAGCAAAGAATTCCTTTCTCCctaagcttatatatatataatggctGTGAAGCGTGctgtttttgcttttgattaaTCACCTTGAAGTTTTGGCTTTGATAACTCTCACTAGTCAACTCCATGTAAGCAACCCGTTTCTTTGTTGTTTAATTTGGTTATCATTAACAGTATATGTGACTCTGCCAAGTTAACCAAGAGCTTGTTAGCCGTGAGTTCTTTACTAGTTCAAGATTGTCCTTTGCCAGGTGATGATGGTGATAAACTTCCAGAAAAACTCAACCGTCTAGAATGGTTGTGTGCTTGCATAGTCTAAATAGTTGATTGTGTGTCAGCATCTAAGCCAGCCAGACAGGTTGCGATAAGGTTATTTTTGGAGGAAACGTTAAGAAAGTATGcgagtttttccttttcttcggCAGAACTGATATGTTACTATCTGATAGACTGTTTTAATTATTAGCAAAGCTAATTACCAACTACTGTGTTTAGCACCCACACCGATCCCTTTCCCCACACGCGTTTCTACTTACTTGTAGTAGATGATGATAGGGATGGCACTTTGGATACAGATCAGATTCCCACTAGGTTAACAAGCAAGCATGCATTTTCACGAAAGTTGTTGTAGTCAAATTAAATCACATTTCAAGGTTGCCATTATTGTCACCCTGTGCCCTTTCATATCAGAGAGGTGGATTTAGTTTTGGTCCTGAAAGCTGGATGATTAATGGCACACATACTTTACAGTAATTTTTTGTCTAAAGAGGATCTGTTAGTGGAGTAGGTTTGAGTAGTGAAAGCTAAGTCCAGGTTTAGGGTAAACTGGTCATACATGTTGAGGAGTTGGGATCATGGCAAGATTAATTGCCTAATGATTTTGAATGCCTTGTAAGATACACATATGCATTGCATGGGATACTTCAGATAAACTCTTTTTGGCCATGATATTTAACCCACTGCTTATgtcttattttgttaatttgctTATAGTTCTGGCAAGTAGAGTATGACTATAAGTTGTTTATACATGTCTGAGGAAGATGGATGAAACTTACTAGTCAGATTAAGAGAACGAAGAAAGATTTTTGCCTGCTTTGCCGGTTTCTCGTCTCATATTCCATAATATATTCAAACTATTATACTTTGACCGATTGCTTGATATACCTCCCATTTTCTATTCTGGTGGGAACCTATAAATTGGTATATTTTCCTCATCTTTATCCACAAACAAGGGACTAACTTCTGGGATTAGCTCTTCAGAAAGCTTCAGGAGCAACCATGAATGCGTTAGTGGCAACCAACAGGAACTTCAAGCGGGCAGCTAAGCTGTTGGGGTTGGACTCCAAGCTTGAGAAAAGTTTGCTGATTCCATTCAGAGAGATTAAGGTGATTATAGAAGTTGTTTATTATCATCCTTAAATAGCACATccaaaatgatttatttttgtacgCCCTGCTGTTCTAATGgacttggataaaaaaattgcagGTTGAATGTACCATACCCAAAGACGATGGCACTTTGGCGTCTTTTGTTGGGTTCAGGGTTCAGCATGACAATGCCAGAGGTCCCATGAAAGGGGGGATTAGATACCACCCAGAGGTAGCTTAAATTCTAACCAGTGTAGTCATGGCGTTATTTAGATATAATGCCAAGAAAAATCTCTCTGTTTTGCAAAGTTCAGCATGTCTACGACTACGAAtgccatattttttattttttattttaaaactcaaataagTTTATGGGTGGACTAGATAAATTTATATACCAAGATTACTAGTATAGTTTGAGCTCCAGTTCTAATGATCGTTCGGGTTATTTTAGGTTGATCCAGATGAAGTCAATGCATTAGCACAACTTATGACATGGAAAACAGCAGTAGCGAACATTCCCTATGGTGGGGCTAAAGGTGGAATAGGGTGTAATCCAGGGGAGTTAAGTGTGTCTGAACTGGAACGACTTACCCGTGTGTTCACTCAAAAGATACATGATCTAATCGGAATCCACACAGACGTTCCAGCTCCTGATATGGGAACTGGTCCACAGGTTCGGCACTGAAAGCATGTCTTGTTGCAAAGGATATGTTATTTAGTATCATGAAAGAGATGAACTGAAAAGAGTTTCCAAGTGTGTTTTGAAGACATTTCTGAATATATTAAGATATGCTTGTGTTTTGGTTAAGCAGACTATGGCGTGGATACTGGATGAATACTCCAAGTTTCATGGCTACTCACCTGCTGTTGTTACTGGAAAACCAATTGTAAGTATACTAAACTCTTCATTGTAATAAATGTCATTTCCTGTTACCTTCCGCTagctttttctaatttcttgaaCTCACATTCCTGCTGTTTGCCAGCAAATTCCGGAGTTCCTTCTGCTTTGCTCATGGTTTTTCGCATTTAATCTAATGCATTAAAATCTATGTTCTTGTTTCGATGGGAGGGAGACACAAGGTTTTAGCATTGAAATATTTCTTACTGCTGAGTTCCTCACAGTCTATCTTGTAAATTCTAGCAGTAATATCACAGtccttttggtttttcttcttgTCTGTTTTAAATCTAGGATCTCGGTGGATCTCTAGGCAGAGATGCCGCCACTGGACGAGGAGTGCTCTTCGCTACAGAAGCCTTGCTTAAGGAGCACGGGAAGACCATATCAGGGCAACGATTCGTCATCCAGGTGCactctgaactctatttcagctTAGCAGATCATTCGCGCAGAGAGTGCTTGTCTTGGCATTGTTCCACACATAAAAGTTCACCTGATCTAAATGGAGTTGCATGTCTCAGGGTTTTGGAAATGTGGGTGCCTGGGCCGCCCAACTAATCAGTGAGCAGGGAGGGAAGATCGTTGCCGTAAGTGACATCACTGGAGCTATAAAGAACAACAAAGGGCTTGATATTCCAAGCCTACTCAAACATGCCAAGGAACACAGAGGTGTGAAAGGATTCCATGGCGGGGATCCGATCGATCCCAAATCAATACTAGTTGAGGACTGTGACATTCTCATTCCAGCAGCCCTTGGAGGTGTCATCAACaggtttatttttcataacagaAGCTTCTCTTCTCATCAAAATATTCAATCTCAAGGATCTTtcctctaaaatatattttaacttgcaaatgaaataatatttcttggataattaataataagatacattccttttcctttatattATTGATCTTGAAATCCTGAACTAAATGTTCTCTTGTCTGATTGAAGGGAGAATGCAAGTGATATTAAAtccaaatttattattgaagcTGCCAACCATCCAACTGATCCTGAGGCTGACGAGGTTAGTGCGAGGTTTAGAGTTATAGATGCCCACCTAAGATTTTGTGAAATAATAATTGCTTTTTTGTTGTCTTTCTACAGATTTTGTCAAAGAAAGGTGTTGTTATTCTTCCAGATATATTTGCTAACTCAGGAGGAGTCACTGTTAGTTACTTTGAGTGGGTTCAGGTATGAAATGCCAAATTGCTCTGTGATAACTACTAGCCCTTCTTTCAGCATGGCACCTGCTAATCGTTCTACTCGCATTTTCTGCTGTGATGCCTTCAAGCTTGCATGTCTGAAAGACCAAGAGAAGAAAACAGGAACTCGAAATTCTAGGATTGTTTTCCCTATTTTCTGACATTATTTTGCTTCTTACAAGTAACATTGAATCGGGACTTCCTGCAAATACCAATACTGGTACATTTTCCATATTGGCTTGgtaaaagtaataattttttttccttttttgctgCTTGCGCATTGCAGAACATCCAAGGATTCATGTGGGATGAAGAGAAGGTGAACAATGAACTAAAGAATTACATGACGAGAGGTTTCAAAGATGTGAAAGAGATGTGCAAAACCCACAACTGTGATCTGCGTATGGGAGCCTTCACTCTAGGTGTTAACCGCGTTGCACGAGCTACCGTTCTTAGAGGTTGGGGAGCCTGAGATGTTTGCAGCTCTGAATAAAGATAGGCTTCAAACAACTTGTTGAGATTTCTCTTGCTTATGGAAGTTTAAACAACTTCTTGTCATGTGTATTGCCTTAATTTCCAGCTCTCAAGGTGTTTCTCGTATGAACTGCAAATTCTCTTGCAGAAAGTAGGGAGGAATTGCTGAGGGTTTATGGTCtaataattgttttcttataGCATTTTAGTTTCTTCTGAGGTGGAAAGATTTGATCTTGGATACCCTCGAGGCTTTTATCACTGCCCAATACCTCGTTGGCAAAGTTTATTGTAAGTTGGAAATTGcgtttaataatttaaacttccTATTCATAATTCCAGTTTTCAAATATCTTTCATTAATTTAGAATCCTAatcatatttcaattttaagatCCTATGTTGGTATCATTCTACTTGTTCACGAGAATTAGGCACAAATATACTTGCATTGTTCCACTGAACAAcgtaataataatatctttaccCTTCGCACAAGAAATATTGAACTAGATAATGGGggtattaagatttttttacgAGATGTATT
This genomic interval from Populus nigra chromosome 11, ddPopNigr1.1, whole genome shotgun sequence contains the following:
- the LOC133706287 gene encoding glutamate dehydrogenase 1-like isoform X1: MRGLGTLERTLSLALQKASGATMNALVATNRNFKRAAKLLGLDSKLEKSLLIPFREIKVECTIPKDDGTLASFVGFRVQHDNARGPMKGGIRYHPEVDPDEVNALAQLMTWKTAVANIPYGGAKGGIGCNPGELSVSELERLTRVFTQKIHDLIGIHTDVPAPDMGTGPQTMAWILDEYSKFHGYSPAVVTGKPIDLGGSLGRDAATGRGVLFATEALLKEHGKTISGQRFVIQGFGNVGAWAAQLISEQGGKIVAVSDITGAIKNNKGLDIPSLLKHAKEHRGVKGFHGGDPIDPKSILVEDCDILIPAALGGVINRENASDIKSKFIIEAANHPTDPEADEILSKKGVVILPDIFANSGGVTVSYFEWVQNIQGFMWDEEKVNNELKNYMTRGFKDVKEMCKTHNCDLRMGAFTLGVNRVARATVLRGWGA
- the LOC133706287 gene encoding glutamate dehydrogenase 1-like isoform X2 — protein: MNALVATNRNFKRAAKLLGLDSKLEKSLLIPFREIKVECTIPKDDGTLASFVGFRVQHDNARGPMKGGIRYHPEVDPDEVNALAQLMTWKTAVANIPYGGAKGGIGCNPGELSVSELERLTRVFTQKIHDLIGIHTDVPAPDMGTGPQTMAWILDEYSKFHGYSPAVVTGKPIDLGGSLGRDAATGRGVLFATEALLKEHGKTISGQRFVIQGFGNVGAWAAQLISEQGGKIVAVSDITGAIKNNKGLDIPSLLKHAKEHRGVKGFHGGDPIDPKSILVEDCDILIPAALGGVINRENASDIKSKFIIEAANHPTDPEADEILSKKGVVILPDIFANSGGVTVSYFEWVQNIQGFMWDEEKVNNELKNYMTRGFKDVKEMCKTHNCDLRMGAFTLGVNRVARATVLRGWGA